From a region of the Armatimonas rosea genome:
- a CDS encoding glutamine synthetase beta-grasp domain-containing protein, whose amino-acid sequence MAKAKLEYIWLDGYQPMQSLRSKTKIENDFSGKLEDCEIWSFDGSSTEQAPGGSSDCQLKPVFICPDPERSKLGTPAYLVMCEVLDAYGMPHRSNGRATIEDDDNDFWFGFEQEYFLYAGSTNKPLGFPERGYPGPQGPYYCSVGARNAFGRSIVEEHLEQCLQAGLNVEGINAEVATGQWEFQIFAKGAKEAGDQIWIARYLLERIGEEYDVWVNWHCKPLGDTDWNGSGMHANFSNTALRTAGKKEVYDAICQAFAPEEIIMAHIDVYGPDNHLRLTGKHETAPWNKFSYGVSDRGASIRIPIGAVQRGWKGWLEDRRPNSAADPYKVAARIIKTVKSAEI is encoded by the coding sequence ATGGCAAAAGCAAAACTGGAATATATCTGGCTCGACGGCTATCAGCCCATGCAGAGCCTTCGCAGCAAGACCAAGATTGAGAACGACTTCAGTGGTAAGCTGGAGGACTGTGAGATCTGGTCGTTCGACGGCTCCTCGACGGAGCAGGCTCCCGGCGGCTCGTCGGACTGCCAGCTCAAGCCGGTCTTTATCTGCCCCGATCCGGAGCGCTCCAAGCTGGGCACCCCCGCCTACCTGGTGATGTGTGAGGTTCTCGATGCCTACGGCATGCCCCACCGCTCCAATGGCCGCGCGACAATCGAGGACGACGACAACGATTTCTGGTTTGGCTTTGAGCAGGAGTACTTCCTCTACGCCGGTTCCACCAACAAGCCCCTGGGCTTCCCGGAGCGCGGCTACCCGGGTCCGCAGGGTCCCTACTACTGCTCGGTGGGTGCACGCAATGCCTTTGGACGTAGCATTGTCGAGGAGCACCTGGAGCAGTGCCTTCAGGCAGGCCTGAATGTCGAGGGCATCAACGCCGAGGTCGCCACGGGTCAGTGGGAGTTTCAGATCTTCGCCAAGGGTGCCAAAGAGGCCGGCGACCAGATCTGGATCGCACGCTACCTCCTGGAGCGCATCGGCGAGGAGTACGATGTCTGGGTGAACTGGCACTGCAAGCCGCTGGGCGATACCGACTGGAACGGCTCGGGCATGCACGCCAACTTCTCCAACACCGCCCTGCGCACCGCGGGTAAGAAGGAAGTCTACGATGCGATCTGCCAGGCGTTTGCTCCTGAGGAGATCATCATGGCCCATATCGATGTCTATGGACCGGACAACCACCTGCGCCTGACCGGCAAGCACGAGACCGCACCGTGGAACAAGTTCTCCTACGGTGTCTCCGACCGGGGCGCGTCGATCCGCATCCCCATCGGAGCCGTGCAGCGTGGCTGGAAGGGCTGGCTGGAAGACCGCCGTCCCAACTCCGCCGCCGATCCCTACAAGGTGGCCGCACGGATCATCAAGACGGTCAAGTCCGCAGAGATCTAA
- a CDS encoding DUF1559 domain-containing protein translates to MTRKCRATGFTLIELLVVIAIIAILAAILFPVFAQAREKARSASCLSNQKQIGLAVLQYVQDYDETFPPAAYMGPRPLATTTPVALPAGGPSVITIYDLMQPYMKNVDIFNCPSYKPGLDWYSRLGPLWSGVFRYVGIVPNFGLFGDNLCGGGGMPALKGAYTPVTSIAAAAFPAETIMFFDGSHRNEAAAPTVKLGAQNFLADARHNDGVNVNFSDGHAKWFRYGANPAPNQVTTTAVNGRPAGTPIYGWRTGIATPVKGTALENPASTVSTAADPYNDFHGIPGGPIFDSEDTVACP, encoded by the coding sequence ATGACTAGAAAGTGCCGTGCCACCGGGTTTACCCTCATCGAGCTCCTCGTGGTAATCGCCATTATCGCCATCCTGGCAGCCATTCTCTTCCCCGTCTTTGCCCAGGCACGGGAAAAAGCGCGCTCCGCCTCCTGTCTCTCCAACCAGAAGCAGATCGGCCTGGCGGTTCTCCAGTATGTCCAGGACTACGACGAGACCTTCCCCCCCGCCGCCTACATGGGGCCTCGTCCCTTAGCCACCACGACCCCTGTCGCGCTTCCTGCGGGCGGCCCTTCCGTCATCACGATCTATGACCTGATGCAGCCCTACATGAAGAATGTCGATATCTTCAACTGCCCCAGCTACAAGCCGGGTCTGGACTGGTACAGCCGCCTCGGGCCCCTCTGGTCGGGTGTCTTCCGCTACGTGGGAATCGTCCCCAACTTTGGCCTGTTTGGTGACAATCTCTGCGGTGGAGGCGGCATGCCTGCACTCAAGGGAGCCTACACCCCCGTGACCTCCATTGCCGCCGCAGCCTTCCCCGCGGAGACCATTATGTTCTTTGATGGCTCACACCGCAACGAAGCCGCCGCTCCCACGGTCAAGCTGGGGGCACAGAACTTCCTGGCAGATGCGCGCCACAACGACGGTGTGAATGTCAACTTCTCCGATGGGCATGCCAAGTGGTTCCGCTACGGGGCCAATCCCGCGCCCAACCAGGTCACCACGACTGCGGTCAATGGCCGCCCTGCAGGCACCCCAATCTACGGCTGGCGCACCGGAATCGCGACCCCGGTCAAGGGAACGGCGCTGGAGAACCCTGCCTCCACGGTGAGCACCGCCGCCGATCCCTACAACGACTTCCATGGTATCCCCGGTGGTCCCATCTTCGACTCAGAGGACACAGTCGCCTGCCCCTAG
- a CDS encoding Gfo/Idh/MocA family protein, with amino-acid sequence MRWGILGCGDVAEKKGGPALYQAEGSALIAVMRRDLEKAQDFARRHGARRAYATVEGLLSDPEVDAVYIATPPHLHCEQTLQAAAAGKHVLVEKPMALTVAECDQMIAACAAAGVSLHVAYYRRYWPKFQAIKAALEAGALGTVLGARLQLCTKAPASGWRVDPAISGGGHVVDVGSHRLDMLLYLLGDITAVHGFAANRLGHHAAENDSVFALQFASGVVASACFHFATRPSRDVLELFGTDGTLTCDPFDGTAFTLNGVEHRFETPAPTHLPFVQALVNQEPGHVTGTEGKKVTELLRALS; translated from the coding sequence ATGCGTTGGGGAATTTTAGGCTGTGGCGATGTGGCGGAGAAGAAGGGCGGCCCGGCGCTCTACCAAGCAGAGGGCTCCGCGCTCATCGCGGTGATGCGTCGGGACTTGGAGAAAGCCCAGGACTTCGCGCGGCGGCACGGAGCAAGACGGGCCTATGCAACCGTCGAGGGGCTGCTCTCGGACCCCGAGGTTGATGCGGTCTATATTGCCACGCCGCCCCACCTACACTGTGAGCAGACGCTCCAAGCGGCGGCGGCGGGCAAGCATGTCTTGGTCGAGAAGCCCATGGCGCTCACCGTGGCGGAGTGCGACCAGATGATCGCGGCCTGCGCGGCGGCGGGGGTCTCGCTCCATGTCGCCTACTACCGGCGCTACTGGCCCAAGTTCCAGGCGATCAAGGCAGCCCTGGAGGCAGGGGCACTAGGAACCGTCCTTGGGGCACGGCTCCAGCTCTGCACCAAAGCTCCGGCGAGCGGCTGGCGGGTGGACCCGGCGATCTCGGGCGGGGGCCATGTGGTGGATGTCGGCTCACACCGTCTCGACATGCTCCTCTATCTGCTAGGCGATATCACCGCGGTCCACGGCTTTGCCGCCAATCGCCTCGGGCACCACGCCGCGGAGAACGACAGTGTCTTTGCGCTTCAGTTCGCCAGCGGTGTCGTGGCCTCTGCATGCTTTCACTTTGCGACCCGTCCTAGCCGGGATGTCCTAGAGCTGTTTGGCACCGACGGCACCCTCACCTGTGATCCCTTCGACGGCACCGCGTTCACTCTCAACGGGGTCGAGCACCGCTTTGAGACCCCAGCCCCCACCCACCTGCCTTTCGTGCAGGCCTTAGTCAACCAGGAGCCGGGCCATGTGACGGGTACAGAGGGAAAGAAGGTGACCGAGCTTCTCCGTGCGTTATCCTGA
- a CDS encoding DUF1559 domain-containing protein has translation MKRHAFTLIELLVVIAIIAILAAILFPVFAQAREKARSASCLSNMKQIGIAAMMYLQDYDERMPSDAGVARPACPAALDGDWGKDFWVFHFYPYIKQRAGNIQQQGASIFNCPSGSSLHEMDMPGDYVCYGFTPQWLQQNWNLVPRANGSFAWYNSYAINEHLCDAEFPNEGPELARWEEPANSYMILEANKSELEGDELSRTPGTFAKNNWIGAQVRHSEGMNITYLDGHAKWLRVSYGTLSSSSATRANWISPPGAANSQFDCGPWTAPGNDNVRFDNGQPCK, from the coding sequence ATGAAACGACACGCCTTTACATTAATTGAGCTGCTAGTGGTGATTGCCATTATTGCCATTCTAGCTGCGATTCTCTTCCCTGTCTTTGCCCAAGCACGCGAGAAAGCACGCTCCGCTTCCTGTCTCTCAAATATGAAGCAGATCGGAATTGCTGCGATGATGTATTTGCAGGACTACGACGAGCGAATGCCCTCGGATGCAGGGGTCGCTCGCCCTGCCTGTCCGGCTGCACTCGACGGCGACTGGGGTAAGGACTTCTGGGTCTTTCACTTCTATCCCTACATCAAGCAGCGGGCGGGAAATATTCAGCAACAGGGTGCGAGCATCTTCAACTGCCCCAGTGGCTCGTCGCTCCATGAGATGGATATGCCGGGAGACTATGTCTGCTACGGCTTTACGCCCCAGTGGCTCCAGCAGAACTGGAACCTGGTGCCCCGCGCCAATGGGAGCTTCGCTTGGTACAACTCCTACGCCATCAACGAGCACCTCTGCGATGCGGAGTTCCCCAACGAAGGGCCGGAGCTGGCTCGCTGGGAAGAGCCTGCCAACTCGTACATGATCCTGGAGGCCAATAAGTCCGAGCTGGAGGGGGACGAGCTCTCCCGCACGCCTGGAACCTTCGCCAAAAATAACTGGATTGGTGCGCAGGTGCGCCATAGTGAGGGAATGAACATTACCTACCTCGACGGTCACGCAAAGTGGCTTCGGGTGAGCTACGGAACCCTCTCCAGCTCGTCGGCAACACGCGCTAACTGGATCTCTCCTCCGGGAGCCGCTAACTCCCAGTTCGACTGTGGCCCTTGGACAGCACCAGGCAATGACAACGTGCGCTTTGACAACGGCCAGCCCTGTAAATAA
- a CDS encoding phytase has translation MHIIELKPTVATEPVGTDPDDPAIWMHPHQPERSLILGTNKTSAAEGGALYVFGLDGKVRQIFGGLDRPNNVAVRGSLAAVTERLRSQLHFFRIADTAKPLTDAGVLPVFVGEKDDFAAPMGIDFYLRPRDKALFVIVSRKSGPATGYLEQWRLQTRGTNVTGTLVRRFGSYSGKKEIESVAVDDAADLVYYSDEGFGVRCWPADPDAPQANRERAVFARTGWKGDHEGIALWGNYVVCTDQIVGGSLYYGFKKESPDTPHFVIRGGADETDGIEMVGKPLGKRFPHGILVAMNSNTKNFLCYSLPHTRSVR, from the coding sequence ATGCATATCATAGAACTCAAGCCCACTGTCGCCACCGAGCCAGTGGGCACCGACCCTGATGACCCCGCGATCTGGATGCATCCCCACCAACCTGAGAGGAGCCTGATCCTGGGGACAAATAAGACGTCCGCAGCGGAGGGCGGGGCACTCTATGTGTTTGGGCTTGATGGGAAAGTCCGCCAGATTTTTGGCGGACTTGATCGTCCCAACAATGTCGCTGTGCGTGGCTCACTGGCAGCGGTCACAGAGCGCCTGAGGTCCCAGCTTCACTTCTTCCGCATCGCCGATACGGCCAAGCCGCTCACGGACGCAGGAGTGCTGCCGGTTTTTGTCGGGGAGAAAGACGACTTCGCGGCCCCGATGGGGATCGACTTTTACCTTCGCCCCCGCGATAAGGCCCTCTTTGTGATCGTCAGCCGCAAGAGTGGCCCCGCGACAGGCTACTTAGAGCAGTGGCGTCTCCAGACGAGAGGCACGAACGTCACCGGGACACTTGTCCGGCGCTTTGGTAGCTACTCCGGCAAGAAAGAGATCGAGTCGGTGGCGGTGGACGATGCAGCCGATCTGGTGTACTACAGCGACGAGGGCTTTGGAGTTCGTTGCTGGCCCGCCGACCCCGATGCGCCTCAGGCAAATCGAGAGCGGGCGGTCTTTGCGCGCACAGGCTGGAAGGGCGATCACGAAGGAATCGCGCTCTGGGGGAACTACGTGGTCTGCACCGATCAGATCGTTGGGGGCAGTCTCTACTATGGATTCAAAAAAGAGAGCCCTGATACTCCGCACTTCGTGATCCGTGGCGGCGCAGATGAGACCGATGGAATTGAGATGGTAGGCAAGCCGCTGGGCAAGCGCTTCCCCCACGGTATCTTGGTGGCCATGAATAGTAATACTAAGAATTTTTTATGCTATTCACTGCCGCATACTCGCTCGGTGAGG